One part of the bacterium genome encodes these proteins:
- a CDS encoding aspartate 1-decarboxylase: MQVTMMKGKIHRATITETCLSYEGSITVDPLLYEAAGILPYEQVDVLDVQSGARFTTYVISGERNTGEIQVNGAAARLVQKGDEVIIIAYARMNEMEARNHDPKVVLVNGKNQIIPQPRAKAKAA, from the coding sequence ATGCAAGTCACCATGATGAAGGGCAAGATCCACCGCGCCACCATCACCGAAACCTGCCTGAGCTACGAAGGCTCCATCACCGTGGATCCGCTGCTCTACGAAGCCGCCGGCATTCTCCCCTATGAACAGGTGGACGTGCTGGACGTGCAAAGCGGCGCGCGCTTCACCACCTATGTGATTTCCGGCGAACGCAACACGGGTGAGATTCAGGTCAACGGCGCCGCCGCCCGCCTGGTGCAGAAGGGCGACGAGGTCATCATCATCGCCTATGCCCGCATGAACGAGATGGAAGCCCGCAACCACGACCCCAAAGTGGTGCTGGTCAACGGCAAGAACCAAATCATCCCGCAACCACGTGCAAAGGCAAAGGCGGCATAA
- a CDS encoding glycine--tRNA ligase subunit beta: MAVLAFELFSEEIPARMQRAARQQLEEKCAAILQNLGVTPTSQESFATPRRLGIIAHGLPKELPAREEEKRGPRYGAPDAAIEGFCRGLGLTKKDLEVREVGKDSFYFAVVRHAAEPLSAKLAEPLSQLVAGFNWPKTMRWGKADNNMGWVRPLRSILCLVDDVVVPVKYGSLTAGRSTLGHRFMSERQAILTHARDYPETLHRAHVVEDVDSRANQILHDAQALARKHGGELIEDKGLLEEVSGLVEWPVVLAGKMDERFLAVPEEVLMTSMKSHQKYFSVRGKNGKLAPVFITVANIAAKDGGKSITAGNERVLRARLADAEFFWQQDRKKPLQAYNEKLETVTFHAKLGTIAQKIERITALTTVIAEWVNASVADAARAAELCKADLATGMVGEFPELQGIMGGYYARESGESPAVAEAIRDHYAPQGPNDRCPSAPASVALALADKTDTLVGMFAAGEAPTGSRDPFALRRAALGILRLILSNNLRLPLKELLEKAIIGFPPALLKSSGKSKDVLRDELMGFFADRLKVMMKDEGYRHDIISAVFDEGQDDDMTRLVARAKALRYFLEAPDGERLIAAYRRAANIVKTESAKDGANYNAKIDAALLKQKDEQALHAALKKVEEAIIPMLHKERFGDAMGQMLLLKTPLDDFFTHVMVNVPEENLRRNRLRLLAAITRVIGIFANFDKLEG; the protein is encoded by the coding sequence ATGGCGGTACTGGCGTTCGAGCTTTTTTCCGAAGAGATACCGGCCCGCATGCAGCGCGCCGCGCGCCAGCAGCTTGAGGAAAAATGCGCCGCCATTCTGCAGAATCTCGGCGTGACACCCACCAGCCAGGAAAGCTTCGCCACCCCGCGCCGCCTTGGCATCATCGCACACGGCCTGCCCAAGGAACTGCCCGCGCGTGAAGAAGAAAAACGCGGCCCGCGCTACGGCGCGCCCGATGCCGCCATCGAAGGATTCTGCCGCGGCCTGGGCCTCACCAAAAAAGATTTGGAAGTGCGCGAAGTCGGCAAGGACAGTTTCTATTTCGCCGTGGTGCGTCATGCCGCCGAGCCGCTCTCCGCCAAACTGGCCGAGCCGCTCTCCCAGCTGGTTGCCGGTTTCAACTGGCCCAAAACCATGCGCTGGGGCAAAGCAGACAACAACATGGGCTGGGTGCGCCCGCTTCGCTCCATCCTCTGCCTGGTGGACGACGTGGTGGTGCCCGTAAAATACGGCAGCCTCACCGCAGGCCGCTCCACCCTTGGCCACCGCTTCATGAGCGAGCGCCAGGCCATCCTGACGCATGCGCGTGATTACCCTGAAACCCTCCACCGCGCCCACGTGGTGGAGGATGTCGATTCCCGCGCCAATCAGATTTTGCATGATGCCCAGGCACTTGCCCGCAAACATGGCGGCGAGCTGATCGAGGATAAAGGCCTGCTGGAGGAAGTCTCCGGCCTGGTGGAATGGCCCGTGGTGCTGGCCGGCAAAATGGACGAGCGCTTCCTCGCCGTGCCGGAGGAGGTGCTGATGACCTCCATGAAGAGCCATCAGAAATATTTTTCCGTACGCGGCAAAAATGGCAAACTTGCACCCGTCTTCATCACGGTGGCTAACATCGCCGCCAAGGATGGCGGAAAATCCATCACCGCGGGCAACGAGCGCGTCCTCCGCGCCCGTCTGGCGGATGCCGAATTCTTCTGGCAGCAGGACCGCAAAAAACCGCTCCAGGCCTATAACGAAAAGCTCGAAACCGTCACCTTCCACGCCAAGCTCGGCACCATTGCCCAAAAGATCGAGCGCATCACCGCACTCACCACCGTGATTGCCGAATGGGTCAATGCCTCGGTGGCCGATGCCGCCCGCGCCGCCGAACTCTGCAAGGCGGACCTTGCCACCGGCATGGTCGGCGAATTCCCCGAGCTGCAAGGCATCATGGGCGGCTATTACGCCCGCGAATCCGGCGAATCCCCTGCCGTCGCCGAAGCCATCCGCGACCATTACGCCCCCCAGGGCCCGAATGACCGCTGCCCCTCCGCGCCTGCATCTGTGGCGCTTGCCCTTGCGGATAAAACCGACACCCTGGTCGGCATGTTTGCCGCCGGTGAAGCGCCGACCGGCTCGCGCGATCCCTTCGCGCTCCGCCGTGCCGCCCTCGGCATCCTGCGCCTCATCCTTTCCAACAACCTTCGCCTGCCGCTGAAGGAACTGCTGGAAAAAGCCATCATCGGCTTTCCTCCGGCGCTGCTTAAATCCTCCGGCAAAAGCAAGGATGTGCTCCGCGATGAACTGATGGGCTTTTTCGCCGACCGCCTGAAAGTGATGATGAAGGACGAAGGCTACCGCCACGACATCATCAGCGCTGTCTTTGACGAAGGGCAGGATGACGACATGACGCGCCTCGTCGCCCGTGCCAAGGCGCTGCGCTATTTCCTGGAAGCGCCGGACGGCGAGCGCCTCATCGCCGCCTACCGCCGCGCCGCCAACATCGTCAAAACCGAATCCGCCAAAGACGGCGCCAATTACAACGCGAAAATTGATGCCGCCCTGCTTAAACAGAAGGACGAACAGGCGCTGCACGCCGCGCTGAAAAAGGTGGAGGAAGCCATCATCCCCATGCTGCATAAGGAACGCTTCGGCGATGCCATGGGCCAGATGCTGCTGCTGAAAACCCCGCTCGATGATTTCTTCACCCATGTGATGGTGAATGTGCCGGAGGAGAACCTCCGCCGCAACCGCCTGCGCCTGCTGGCGGCCATCACCCGGGTGATCGGTATTTTCGCGAATTTCGACAAGTTGGAAGGATAA
- a CDS encoding pyruvate, phosphate dikinase, which yields MTTQLVYNFGDGAADGSASMKETLGGKGANLAEMCHLGLPVPPGFTIGTHVCALFYENSQEMPKQLIPDVEKALKKIESKVGMKFGDRENPLLVSVRSGARASMPGMMDTVLNLGLNDHTVEGLARRSGNPRFAYDSYRRFITMYSNVVLNLDHHDFEAMIEDKKLDKGVHLDTDLDASDWHELTISFKQHVEAALGKPFPQDVHEQLWGAIGAVFKSWMNARAITYRKLHNIPQSWGTAVNVQAMVFGNMGDDCATGVCFTRNPSTGSKEFYGEYLVNAQGEDVVAGIRTPQPITIAGKAEGGDLPSMEEVMPDVFKQLVAIYQKLESHYKDMQDIEFTVQNSKLWMLQTRSGKRTAKAALKIAVDMQSEGVISKEDAILRVDPASLDQLLHPTLDPKAKKQVLARGLPASPGAATGKIVFSADEAENLAHKGEKVLLVRVETSPEDIHGMHVSQGILTSRGGMTSHAAVVARGMGKPCVSGAGEVQIDYKNRQLKAGGQVIKEGEIITINGSTGEVINGAIPMVQPELSGDFATLMGWADAVRTMKVRTNAETPLDAKTARDFGAEGIGLCRTEHMFFDAERIPAMREMILSTDEKGRRAALAKLLPMQRQDFASLFSIMQGLPVTIRLLDPPLHEFLPHTEAEMKQVADTSGLTVDAIRARAAALHESNPMLGHRGCRLGITYPEIYEMQAEAIFEAALDEAKTSGETVIPEIMIPLVMNPKELSMLKTAIDKVAEAVFARRGAKVEYQVGTMIELPRAALMAGDIAESAEFFSFGTNDLTQTTLGISRDDAANFIEPYKAKGILEADPFVTIDQQGVGELVKIAAERGRATRKDMKLGICGEHGGDPASIHFCQSVGLNYVSCSPFRVPIARLAAAQAAIKSGVAQKAKSKERKAA from the coding sequence ATGACGACCCAGCTCGTGTATAATTTTGGCGATGGCGCGGCCGACGGTAGCGCCTCAATGAAAGAGACGCTTGGTGGCAAAGGCGCCAACCTTGCCGAAATGTGCCATTTGGGCCTGCCGGTTCCCCCGGGCTTCACCATCGGCACCCATGTTTGCGCGCTCTTCTACGAAAACAGCCAGGAAATGCCGAAACAGCTGATCCCCGATGTGGAAAAGGCGCTGAAGAAAATCGAATCCAAGGTCGGCATGAAATTCGGCGACCGTGAAAACCCGCTGCTCGTTTCCGTGCGCTCCGGCGCGCGCGCTTCCATGCCCGGCATGATGGACACGGTGCTCAACCTCGGCCTCAACGACCACACGGTGGAAGGCCTCGCCCGCCGCAGCGGCAACCCGCGATTCGCCTATGATTCCTACCGCCGCTTCATCACCATGTATTCCAACGTGGTGCTGAACCTTGATCATCATGATTTCGAAGCCATGATCGAGGACAAAAAACTCGACAAAGGCGTCCATCTCGATACCGACCTCGATGCCTCCGACTGGCACGAGCTGACGATTTCCTTCAAGCAGCATGTGGAAGCCGCGCTCGGCAAACCTTTCCCGCAGGATGTGCATGAGCAGCTCTGGGGCGCCATCGGCGCCGTATTCAAATCCTGGATGAACGCCCGCGCCATCACCTACCGCAAGCTGCACAACATCCCGCAAAGCTGGGGCACGGCCGTCAACGTGCAGGCCATGGTCTTCGGCAACATGGGCGACGACTGCGCCACCGGCGTCTGCTTCACCCGCAACCCTTCCACCGGCTCAAAAGAATTCTACGGCGAATATTTGGTGAATGCGCAAGGCGAGGATGTCGTCGCCGGCATCCGCACCCCGCAGCCCATCACCATCGCCGGCAAGGCAGAAGGCGGCGATTTGCCCTCGATGGAAGAAGTCATGCCCGATGTGTTCAAGCAGCTGGTGGCCATCTACCAGAAGCTCGAAAGCCACTACAAGGACATGCAGGACATTGAGTTCACCGTGCAGAACAGCAAACTCTGGATGCTCCAGACGCGTAGCGGCAAACGCACGGCCAAGGCGGCGTTGAAAATCGCCGTCGACATGCAGAGCGAAGGCGTCATCAGCAAGGAGGACGCCATCCTCCGTGTCGACCCCGCCAGCCTCGATCAATTGCTCCACCCGACGCTGGACCCCAAAGCCAAAAAGCAGGTGCTCGCACGCGGCTTGCCTGCCAGCCCGGGTGCCGCCACCGGCAAAATCGTTTTCTCCGCCGACGAAGCCGAAAACCTCGCCCATAAAGGCGAAAAAGTGCTGCTCGTGCGTGTCGAAACCAGCCCGGAAGATATTCACGGCATGCATGTCTCCCAGGGCATCCTCACCTCCCGCGGGGGCATGACCTCGCACGCCGCCGTGGTTGCGCGCGGCATGGGCAAGCCCTGCGTCTCCGGCGCGGGCGAAGTGCAGATCGATTACAAGAACCGCCAGCTGAAAGCCGGTGGTCAGGTAATCAAGGAAGGCGAGATCATCACCATCAACGGCTCCACCGGCGAGGTGATAAACGGCGCCATTCCCATGGTGCAGCCTGAACTCTCCGGCGATTTCGCTACCCTTATGGGCTGGGCGGATGCCGTGCGCACCATGAAGGTGCGCACCAACGCCGAAACCCCGCTGGATGCCAAAACCGCGCGCGATTTTGGCGCCGAAGGCATCGGCCTCTGCCGTACCGAGCACATGTTCTTCGATGCCGAGCGCATCCCCGCCATGCGCGAGATGATTCTCTCCACCGACGAGAAAGGCCGCCGCGCCGCGCTCGCCAAACTCCTGCCCATGCAACGCCAGGATTTCGCCTCGCTCTTCTCCATCATGCAGGGCCTGCCGGTCACCATTCGTTTGCTCGATCCGCCGCTGCACGAGTTCCTGCCGCACACGGAGGCCGAGATGAAACAGGTTGCCGACACCTCCGGCCTCACCGTGGATGCCATCCGCGCCCGTGCGGCCGCGCTGCACGAATCCAACCCCATGCTCGGCCACCGTGGCTGCCGTTTGGGCATCACCTATCCCGAAATCTACGAGATGCAGGCCGAAGCCATTTTCGAAGCCGCGCTCGATGAAGCCAAAACTTCCGGCGAAACCGTCATCCCCGAGATCATGATCCCGCTGGTGATGAACCCCAAGGAACTCTCCATGCTCAAAACCGCCATCGATAAGGTGGCAGAGGCCGTCTTCGCCCGTCGCGGCGCCAAGGTGGAATACCAGGTCGGCACCATGATCGAGCTGCCCCGCGCGGCCCTCATGGCGGGCGACATCGCCGAATCCGCCGAGTTCTTCAGCTTCGGCACCAACGATTTGACACAAACCACGCTGGGCATCTCGCGCGATGACGCCGCCAACTTCATCGAGCCCTACAAGGCTAAAGGCATCCTGGAAGCCGATCCCTTCGTCACCATCGACCAGCAAGGGGTAGGGGAACTGGTGAAAATCGCCGCCGAACGCGGCCGCGCCACGCGCAAGGACATGAAACTCGGCATCTGTGGCGAACATGGCGGCGATCCCGCCTCTATCCATTTCTGCCAGAGTGTCGGCCTCAACTACGTTTCCTGCTCACCCTTCCGCGTACCCATCGCGCGCTTGGCCGCTGCCCAGGCCGCCATCAAATCCGGCGTGGCGCAAAAAGCGAAATCCAAGGAACGCAAGGCCGCATAA
- a CDS encoding OmpA family protein: MPRLGRIITYTAMGCSLLLTTGCTDWDLKALKRAELPQDAFANALASYYLRFSESEADQYDWIDSQYFAQKGLKVVYGNPVEPEDPAKWNIHGPELDELKTAREALMQKMVAGASAEKPTVAAGALFGYDCWVEQAEEGWQAEDIHKCKELYTQSMAELNKPKEITVNQESTVMTEVPEPSFMTNSYMVFFDFDKSSLTDQGKIVLTKVAEDLKKSGENYDLILSGYTDRAGSESYNLELSKKRVETVKKLLVKMGLKEKNISTFPFGEKSPIVQTADGKKEARNRRVEIVVAQ, encoded by the coding sequence ATGCCACGTCTGGGACGGATCATCACCTACACCGCCATGGGCTGCAGCCTGTTGTTGACCACCGGCTGCACGGACTGGGACCTGAAGGCGCTCAAGCGCGCGGAACTGCCTCAGGATGCATTCGCCAATGCGCTGGCCAGCTATTATCTGCGCTTTTCCGAAAGCGAGGCAGACCAGTATGACTGGATTGATTCCCAGTATTTCGCGCAGAAGGGTTTAAAGGTTGTTTACGGCAACCCGGTGGAACCGGAAGATCCTGCCAAATGGAACATTCACGGCCCTGAGCTGGACGAACTGAAAACCGCGCGCGAGGCGCTGATGCAGAAGATGGTGGCGGGCGCTTCGGCCGAGAAGCCGACCGTCGCCGCCGGCGCGCTGTTTGGTTATGACTGCTGGGTGGAGCAGGCGGAAGAAGGCTGGCAGGCTGAAGATATTCACAAGTGTAAAGAGCTCTATACTCAGTCAATGGCGGAGCTGAACAAGCCGAAAGAGATCACCGTCAATCAGGAAAGCACGGTGATGACCGAAGTGCCAGAGCCCAGCTTCATGACCAATTCCTACATGGTGTTTTTCGACTTCGACAAGTCATCGCTGACCGACCAGGGCAAGATCGTGCTGACGAAAGTAGCCGAAGACCTGAAGAAAAGCGGTGAGAATTACGACCTGATCCTTTCGGGATATACAGACCGCGCGGGCAGCGAAAGCTACAACCTCGAGCTTTCGAAAAAGCGCGTGGAAACGGTAAAGAAGCTGCTGGTGAAAATGGGCTTGAAAGAGAAGAATATCTCGACCTTCCCGTTCGGCGAGAAATCCCCCATCGTTCAAACTGCGGATGGCAAAAAGGAAGCACGCAACCGGCGCGTGGAAATCGTGGTCGCTCAATAG
- the motA gene encoding flagellar motor stator protein MotA has product MLPLLGIVLTMVLVFGGYIMAGGKIEIILHALPHELPMLGGATIGAWLLASPMTTVKLTGKAIGLTFKGSKWKAQDYKDILCLMFMLSKLMRTKGMMAVEQHIENPSSSSLFSQFPKIQHDHFACDFICDTLRMMTMALDDPHQVEDLMEKQLEKHHHEALKGSEAIQTMADGLPAIGIVVAVLGVIKTMASIDQPPPILGAMIGGALVGTFMGVFLAYCFFAPMANKSKAAVDEDGQFYRIIRDVLVAHLHGNAPQISVEMGRAEVPSHIQPTFQEMEQLLSTLKVE; this is encoded by the coding sequence ATTCTGCCCCTTTTAGGTATTGTTCTAACCATGGTGCTGGTGTTCGGCGGCTACATCATGGCCGGCGGCAAAATTGAAATCATCCTGCACGCATTGCCGCACGAATTGCCGATGCTCGGCGGCGCCACCATTGGCGCATGGTTGCTTGCCAGCCCGATGACCACGGTGAAGCTTACCGGCAAGGCAATTGGCCTTACCTTCAAGGGCTCCAAATGGAAGGCGCAGGATTATAAGGACATTCTCTGCCTGATGTTCATGCTCTCCAAGCTGATGCGCACCAAGGGCATGATGGCGGTGGAGCAGCATATCGAGAACCCGAGCTCTTCCAGCCTGTTCAGCCAGTTCCCTAAAATCCAGCACGACCATTTCGCCTGCGACTTTATTTGCGACACGCTGCGCATGATGACCATGGCGCTGGACGACCCGCACCAGGTGGAAGACCTGATGGAAAAGCAGCTGGAAAAACATCACCACGAAGCACTGAAAGGTTCCGAGGCCATTCAGACCATGGCCGACGGCCTTCCTGCCATCGGTATTGTGGTGGCGGTGCTCGGCGTAATCAAAACCATGGCCTCCATCGACCAGCCGCCGCCGATTCTCGGCGCAATGATCGGGGGTGCGTTGGTGGGTACCTTCATGGGGGTGTTCCTCGCTTATTGCTTCTTCGCGCCGATGGCCAACAAATCCAAGGCCGCGGTGGATGAGGACGGGCAGTTCTACCGCATCATCCGCGATGTGCTGGTGGCCCACCTGCATGGCAATGCGCCGCAGATCTCCGTTGAGATGGGCCGCGCCGAAGTGCCGAGCCATATCCAGCCGACCTTCCAGGAAATGGAACAGCTGCTGAGCACACTGAAAGTCGAATAG
- the odhB gene encoding 2-oxoglutarate dehydrogenase complex dihydrolipoyllysine-residue succinyltransferase gives MSTTITVPSLGESVTEATVARWFKNPGDAVKKDEPICELETDKVTLEVPSSAAGVLSEIKAAAGSNVGVGAALAVIAEGMGKAASGETPKPANESKKDAPKAAEAVPAPAAAKDSGAHPLPPAAQKLVTENNLNVSAISGTGKDGRITKEDVLKHMEGGAKPAASGSAPALAVVSGSPNRSEERVRMTTLRRRIAQRLKESQNTAAILSTFNEIDMTNVTQLRAEYKDAIEKKHGIRLGFMGFFVKAAVQALKEIPAVNAQIDGDDVIYKNYYDIGVAVGTPQGLVVPVIRNAESKSLIQIEAEIAALAKKARDGKLTMEELTGGTFTVSNGGVYGSLMSTPIINPPQSGILGMHKTMDRPVAMNGQVVIRPMMYIALSYDHRIIDGSESVTFLKRVKENVEDPRRLLLDV, from the coding sequence ATGAGCACGACCATCACGGTTCCAAGTCTGGGCGAATCCGTCACCGAAGCAACGGTGGCGCGCTGGTTCAAAAACCCCGGCGATGCGGTGAAAAAAGACGAGCCCATCTGCGAGCTTGAAACCGATAAGGTAACATTGGAAGTTCCCTCCAGCGCAGCGGGTGTGCTGTCTGAAATCAAGGCCGCCGCAGGCAGCAATGTGGGCGTAGGCGCGGCACTGGCCGTGATCGCCGAAGGGATGGGCAAGGCCGCCAGCGGCGAGACGCCGAAACCCGCAAACGAATCCAAAAAAGATGCGCCGAAAGCGGCTGAGGCGGTCCCTGCCCCCGCTGCCGCTAAAGATTCCGGCGCGCATCCGCTGCCGCCGGCCGCGCAAAAGCTGGTGACGGAAAATAACCTGAACGTTTCCGCTATCAGCGGCACAGGCAAGGATGGACGCATCACCAAGGAAGATGTGCTGAAACATATGGAAGGCGGCGCCAAGCCCGCTGCTTCCGGCTCCGCCCCGGCGCTGGCCGTGGTGAGCGGAAGCCCGAACCGCAGCGAAGAGCGCGTGCGCATGACCACGCTTCGCCGCCGCATCGCGCAGCGTTTGAAAGAATCGCAAAACACCGCGGCCATCCTGTCGACCTTCAACGAGATCGACATGACCAACGTGACGCAGCTGCGCGCGGAATATAAGGACGCCATCGAGAAGAAGCACGGCATCCGCCTTGGCTTCATGGGCTTTTTTGTCAAGGCCGCCGTGCAGGCGCTGAAAGAGATCCCCGCGGTGAATGCGCAGATCGACGGTGACGATGTCATCTACAAAAACTATTACGATATCGGCGTGGCCGTGGGTACGCCGCAAGGCCTCGTGGTGCCGGTGATCCGCAATGCGGAAAGCAAAAGCCTGATCCAGATCGAGGCGGAAATCGCCGCGCTGGCCAAGAAGGCGCGTGACGGCAAGCTGACGATGGAAGAACTGACCGGCGGTACGTTCACCGTGTCCAACGGCGGGGTGTATGGCTCGCTGATGTCCACCCCCATCATCAACCCGCCGCAGTCGGGCATTCTCGGCATGCATAAGACGATGGACCGCCCCGTGGCCATGAACGGCCAGGTGGTGATTCGGCCGATGATGTATATCGCGCTTTCCTACGACCATCGCATTATCGACGGTTCCGAGTCCGTTACCTTCCTTAAGCGGGTGAAGGAAAACGTGGAAGACCCGCGCCGTCTGCTGCTGGACGTGTAG